From Bradyrhizobium sp. NDS-1, the proteins below share one genomic window:
- a CDS encoding response regulator transcription factor, translating to MPGNTLSKGEVFVIDTDAASREQLSAALQQSAYEVICFADGASLLSEAKARMPACVLMELPPDRSGLDMLRRLREENCMAPVLVTSANGSIAMAVDAIKSGAADFIEKPFRTHDIVGRIDAAIDEFTQPGASRQRWLPGCEPLTAREVDVLEHLAAGLTNKEIARRMHLSARTVEGYRAGILKKAGAKNVTDLLRRIFGQGSPTQA from the coding sequence ATGCCGGGAAACACGCTTTCCAAGGGTGAGGTATTCGTCATCGACACCGACGCGGCCTCCCGCGAACAACTTTCGGCTGCGCTCCAGCAGAGCGCCTATGAGGTGATCTGCTTCGCTGACGGTGCATCTCTGTTATCCGAGGCAAAGGCGCGGATGCCGGCCTGCGTGCTGATGGAACTGCCGCCCGATCGCTCCGGCCTCGACATGCTCAGGCGCCTGCGTGAGGAAAACTGCATGGCGCCGGTGCTGGTGACCTCGGCGAACGGCAGCATCGCCATGGCGGTCGACGCCATCAAGAGCGGCGCGGCCGACTTCATCGAGAAGCCGTTCCGCACCCACGACATCGTCGGCCGGATCGACGCCGCCATCGACGAATTCACGCAGCCCGGCGCGAGCCGGCAGCGCTGGCTGCCCGGCTGCGAGCCGTTGACAGCGCGCGAAGTCGACGTGCTCGAGCACCTTGCCGCCGGCCTGACCAACAAGGAGATCGCCCGCCGTATGCATCTGAGCGCGCGGACGGTCGAAGGCTACCGCGCCGGCATCCTGAAGAAGGCTGGTGCGAAGAACGTGACCGATCTGCTGCGGCGCATCTTCGGCCAGGGCTCGCCGACCCAGGCGTGA
- a CDS encoding hemin uptake protein HemP, giving the protein MSAMSGDGNGGAAESAGSPSATTRTLTMRGTRIDSRELFAAEREIIIAHGEDSYRLRLTSQNKLILTK; this is encoded by the coding sequence ATGTCAGCAATGTCCGGAGACGGCAACGGCGGCGCGGCAGAGTCGGCAGGAAGCCCTTCTGCGACAACGAGAACCCTCACCATGCGGGGGACCCGGATCGACAGCCGCGAGCTGTTTGCGGCCGAGCGCGAGATCATCATCGCGCATGGTGAGGACAGTTACCGGCTTCGCCTGACCTCGCAGAACAAGCTGATCCTGACGAAATAA
- a CDS encoding mucoidy inhibitor MuiA family protein, protein MRITARCLATTSLVLVTMATASPSWAAELATNSAIDTVTVYPDGATVSRIITVDLPSGDSTLVAKDFPLTLDTSSIRVEGEGGAKLVIGTIDARPPRAAPVNLPELEKRIEALNDQRADLQGAIDSANARRKFAEHFAEAAPVGIGEKGEARPIAEWRTAFAAVGDEIASADTAIRDATRKLREIDRQIAQLEVERKAKPASKLEVRMDIAAPAATKATLRVTYNVRNARWLPLYDARLDTGAKDRKPQLELVRRAEITQSTGEDWSNVTLGVSTVRISRGGSAPELGSLVAQYPQPQRPMALGAASDMARPAPMTRQAQSPAMAKVAESAEPRERAEEQQAVAEIGDFQATFRIPGRVSLGAAEGAKSLRIAAMTVPADLAARAAPVLDPTAFLEASFKQTDDTTLLPGKVAIYRDGVFVGRGKISASAKDDIVRLGFGADDKIKIERAVLKRNEGSAGLLVTTSKTDERSFKTTIRNGHDFPIKVAIEDQLPVSESEDIVVEMLPATTPPTAKDIRDKRGVLEWSFDAKPGEVRDINFAWRVRWPKDKGMVIVPAG, encoded by the coding sequence ATGCGCATCACCGCAAGATGTTTGGCGACGACGAGCCTGGTTCTGGTCACCATGGCGACGGCATCGCCGTCATGGGCCGCAGAATTGGCCACCAATTCGGCGATCGATACCGTCACGGTCTATCCCGATGGCGCCACCGTCAGCCGCATCATCACGGTCGACCTGCCGTCCGGGGACTCGACCCTCGTCGCCAAGGATTTTCCGCTCACCCTCGATACGTCCTCGATCCGGGTCGAGGGTGAAGGCGGAGCCAAACTCGTCATCGGCACGATCGACGCGCGGCCGCCGCGCGCGGCGCCGGTCAACCTGCCCGAGCTGGAAAAACGGATCGAAGCTCTGAACGACCAGCGCGCCGACCTGCAAGGCGCGATCGACTCGGCCAACGCCCGCCGCAAGTTCGCGGAGCACTTTGCGGAAGCCGCCCCCGTGGGCATCGGCGAGAAGGGCGAGGCGCGGCCGATCGCCGAATGGCGCACGGCCTTTGCGGCGGTCGGTGACGAAATTGCGAGCGCCGATACGGCCATCCGTGATGCGACGCGCAAATTGCGCGAGATCGATCGTCAGATCGCCCAACTCGAAGTCGAGCGCAAGGCCAAGCCGGCGAGCAAGCTCGAGGTTCGCATGGACATTGCCGCGCCGGCCGCGACCAAGGCGACGTTGCGGGTCACCTACAATGTGCGCAATGCGCGCTGGCTGCCGCTCTACGACGCCCGGCTCGATACCGGCGCCAAGGACCGCAAGCCGCAACTGGAGCTGGTCCGCCGCGCCGAGATCACGCAATCGACCGGCGAGGACTGGTCCAACGTCACGCTCGGCGTCTCCACGGTTCGCATCAGCCGCGGCGGCAGCGCGCCGGAGCTGGGCTCGCTCGTGGCGCAATATCCGCAACCGCAGAGGCCAATGGCGCTCGGCGCGGCCTCCGATATGGCGCGGCCTGCGCCGATGACGCGTCAGGCACAATCGCCCGCGATGGCCAAGGTTGCAGAGTCGGCCGAACCGCGCGAACGCGCCGAGGAACAGCAGGCAGTCGCCGAGATCGGCGACTTCCAGGCCACCTTCAGAATTCCGGGGCGCGTCAGCCTCGGCGCTGCCGAGGGCGCCAAGAGCCTGCGCATCGCGGCAATGACCGTGCCGGCCGATCTCGCTGCGCGCGCCGCGCCGGTGTTGGACCCGACCGCTTTCCTCGAGGCCAGCTTCAAGCAGACGGATGACACGACCTTGCTGCCCGGCAAAGTCGCGATCTACCGCGACGGCGTCTTTGTCGGACGCGGCAAGATCTCGGCCTCTGCCAAGGACGACATCGTGCGGCTCGGCTTCGGCGCCGACGACAAGATCAAAATCGAGCGCGCCGTGCTCAAGCGCAACGAAGGCTCGGCCGGCCTGCTGGTCACGACGTCCAAGACCGACGAGCGTTCGTTCAAGACCACCATCCGCAACGGGCATGATTTCCCGATCAAGGTCGCGATCGAGGACCAGTTGCCGGTCAGCGAGAGCGAGGACATCGTCGTCGAGATGCTGCCCGCGACCACGCCGCCCACGGCCAAGGATATCCGTGACAAGCGTGGCGTGCTGGAATGGTCGTTCGACGCCAAGCCCGGCGAGGTCCGCGACATCAACTTCGCCTGGCGCGTCCGCTGGCCGAAGGACAAGGGCATGGTGATCGTGCCGGCGGGGTAG
- a CDS encoding TonB-dependent hemoglobin/transferrin/lactoferrin family receptor, which yields MADGARYSRVLILGASVVTIAAMTAERGVAQTAEPQTESASSERPKQAKRKQAKPQPVAQQATPEAMNARAQAGGVAPVQTLDAITVAATKTEERAVDALAPVSVVTSAQIEGRQASTVGDLIYNVPGVWVQNRGDEPSTSINIRGLQDFGRVAVIVDGARQNYQRTGHFANGSFFLNPELISGIDIVRGPTANIYGSGAIGGVASFRTKDIEDVVRVGERWGVDVKTILGSNYGRALGSAFGGVHVNPNVDVFAGGTYSTQENYKDGTGFEVANTGNRLSSGIAKLTVRPADGHEVKLGAIFQEDIYSLGQPPRRAGDPNSTNANGTNNLNGTSIYASNVKNYTTTLGWKYSQPDDQWFDWDAKIYWNRTENDQIKTRHTSATPSVYCGGVPGNPVSGCIGSNRGYLLDTIGIDVHNTTRFDTGSWRHAVTYGLDAFQDKVSTRDRTGTAEVTTPGGQRTVSGGFVQWKANYTSMLEVIGALRYDNYQLSSATSSSGGDRLSPKITVALVPTAVVTPYASYAEGYRAPSITETLVSGPHSGATVNDSFFRCPSGTPGPGADSTFCFVPNPNLRAEVGKNKEIGFNIKKNDLFTSGDTLRGKINVFRNDVSDFIDQVAYGNPLVVPTGPPPAPSITVLPFLQYQNIASARIQGVEAEAMYDANLWFFGLSGTYQTGKNLQTGFGLYSIPPQKVTTTAGVRLLDRALVLSVMWTSVLANYDIPRTYTPATSYELVNFYAQYQPTPDLTLNFSVENLLNQYYRPYAIPVGSTGDTQNDVKWASAGAGLVIKGGLKYHFGGT from the coding sequence ATGGCTGACGGGGCTAGGTATTCGCGCGTCCTGATTTTGGGCGCGTCGGTGGTGACAATCGCGGCAATGACGGCGGAGCGCGGTGTTGCGCAGACCGCCGAGCCGCAGACTGAAAGTGCATCCTCGGAGCGGCCGAAGCAGGCGAAGCGCAAGCAGGCCAAGCCGCAGCCTGTTGCACAGCAGGCGACGCCTGAGGCGATGAACGCCAGAGCGCAGGCCGGGGGCGTAGCGCCCGTGCAAACGCTCGATGCGATTACTGTCGCGGCAACGAAGACCGAGGAGCGTGCCGTGGATGCGCTGGCACCGGTCAGCGTCGTGACCTCGGCGCAGATCGAGGGGCGCCAGGCCAGCACGGTCGGCGATCTCATCTATAATGTGCCGGGCGTGTGGGTTCAGAATCGCGGAGATGAACCATCGACTTCGATCAATATCCGCGGCCTGCAGGATTTCGGCCGCGTCGCGGTCATCGTCGATGGCGCGCGGCAGAATTACCAGCGCACGGGCCACTTCGCCAACGGGTCCTTCTTCCTCAACCCCGAACTGATCAGCGGCATCGACATCGTACGAGGACCGACCGCCAATATTTACGGCTCGGGCGCGATCGGCGGCGTGGCATCGTTCCGGACCAAGGACATTGAGGACGTTGTCCGCGTGGGCGAGCGCTGGGGTGTCGACGTCAAGACCATCCTTGGCAGCAATTATGGCCGCGCGCTCGGCTCGGCCTTCGGCGGCGTTCACGTCAACCCGAATGTCGACGTGTTCGCGGGCGGCACCTACTCCACGCAGGAGAATTACAAGGACGGCACCGGCTTCGAGGTCGCCAACACCGGCAATCGGCTCAGCAGCGGCATCGCGAAGCTGACGGTACGGCCGGCGGACGGCCACGAGGTCAAGCTCGGCGCCATCTTCCAGGAAGACATCTACAGCCTGGGCCAGCCGCCGCGGCGCGCCGGCGATCCCAATTCGACCAATGCGAACGGCACCAACAATCTGAACGGAACGTCGATCTACGCATCCAATGTGAAGAACTACACCACGACGCTCGGCTGGAAATACTCGCAGCCGGACGATCAATGGTTCGACTGGGATGCGAAGATCTACTGGAATCGTACCGAGAACGATCAGATCAAGACGAGACATACCAGCGCCACCCCGTCCGTCTATTGCGGCGGCGTGCCCGGCAATCCCGTGTCCGGTTGCATCGGCAGCAACCGCGGATATCTGCTCGATACGATCGGTATCGACGTGCACAACACGACGCGGTTCGACACCGGAAGCTGGCGCCACGCGGTGACGTATGGCCTGGACGCTTTCCAGGACAAGGTCTCCACGCGGGACAGGACAGGCACCGCCGAAGTCACCACGCCTGGCGGCCAGCGCACTGTCTCCGGCGGCTTCGTGCAGTGGAAGGCAAATTACACCTCGATGCTCGAGGTGATCGGCGCCTTGCGCTACGACAATTATCAGCTTTCCTCTGCAACCTCGTCGTCGGGCGGCGATCGCCTGTCGCCAAAGATCACGGTCGCCCTGGTTCCGACCGCGGTCGTGACCCCTTATGCCAGCTACGCCGAAGGCTATCGGGCTCCCTCGATCACGGAAACGCTGGTCAGCGGGCCGCATTCCGGCGCGACGGTCAACGATTCGTTCTTCCGCTGTCCGTCGGGCACGCCGGGGCCGGGCGCGGATTCGACCTTCTGCTTCGTGCCGAATCCAAACCTGCGAGCTGAGGTCGGCAAGAACAAGGAAATCGGCTTCAACATCAAGAAGAACGATCTCTTCACGTCGGGCGACACGCTGCGCGGCAAGATCAACGTCTTCCGCAACGACGTCAGCGACTTCATCGATCAGGTCGCCTACGGAAATCCGCTCGTGGTGCCGACCGGGCCGCCGCCGGCGCCCAGCATCACGGTGTTGCCGTTCCTGCAATATCAGAACATCGCCTCGGCGCGCATCCAGGGTGTGGAGGCCGAGGCGATGTACGACGCCAACCTCTGGTTCTTCGGCCTGTCGGGCACCTACCAGACTGGCAAGAACCTGCAGACCGGGTTTGGCCTCTACAGCATCCCGCCGCAGAAGGTCACCACGACTGCGGGCGTCCGCCTGCTCGACCGAGCCCTGGTTCTGTCGGTGATGTGGACGTCGGTGCTTGCGAACTACGACATTCCGCGGACCTACACACCGGCTACCTCGTACGAGCTCGTGAATTTCTATGCGCAGTATCAGCCAACGCCCGATCTCACGCTCAACTTCTCGGTCGAAAATCTTCTCAATCAGTACTATCGGCCCTACGCCATTCCGGTCGGCAGCACGGGTGATACGCAAAACGACGTGAAATGGGCGAGCGCCGGTGCCGGGCTCGTGATCAAGGGAGGCCTCAAGTACCACTTTGGCGGTACCTAA
- a CDS encoding hemin ABC transporter substrate-binding protein, with amino-acid sequence MTLCRTIANLLLSSGIALGSPAHAAGITVHDARNRDVAVTDFARTVSIGGAITEILYALGLENRLVGVDTTSLYPPAALHDKPNVGYMRQISAEGVLGLNPTLILAIQGSGPRETMEILETAKVPLVLVPETFTEDGLIEKIKLVGHAMGVDARAECLSAAVGADLAQLRRLRAKVTRPVRVMFVMSLQNGRAMVAGRKTAADEIIQLAGAANAVDDFDGYKIIGDEAIAAARPEFALSIERGKDSLQADAIYAHPGFALTPVAANKSFITMDGLYLLGFGPRTAAAARDLSVRLYPALAGPGDAFTSALSAANCRQ; translated from the coding sequence ATGACACTTTGTCGCACCATCGCCAACCTCCTGCTTTCCAGCGGAATCGCGCTCGGGTCTCCCGCGCACGCCGCCGGCATCACAGTGCATGACGCGCGCAATCGCGACGTCGCCGTGACCGATTTCGCACGCACGGTCTCGATCGGCGGCGCCATCACCGAGATCCTCTATGCCCTCGGGCTCGAGAACCGGTTGGTCGGCGTCGACACAACGAGCCTTTATCCGCCAGCGGCGCTGCACGACAAACCCAATGTCGGCTACATGCGCCAGATCTCTGCCGAAGGCGTGCTGGGTCTCAATCCCACCCTGATCCTGGCGATCCAGGGCTCGGGTCCGCGCGAGACCATGGAGATCCTGGAAACCGCGAAAGTGCCGTTGGTGCTGGTGCCCGAGACCTTCACCGAGGACGGCTTGATCGAGAAAATAAAGCTCGTCGGCCATGCCATGGGCGTCGACGCACGCGCCGAGTGCCTGAGCGCCGCGGTCGGCGCCGATCTCGCGCAACTCCGAAGGCTGCGCGCCAAGGTGACCAGGCCGGTGCGCGTGATGTTCGTGATGTCGCTCCAGAACGGGCGGGCCATGGTGGCCGGCCGGAAGACAGCGGCCGACGAAATCATCCAGCTCGCCGGCGCCGCCAACGCCGTCGACGATTTCGACGGCTACAAGATCATTGGCGACGAGGCGATCGCGGCGGCAAGACCCGAATTCGCGCTGTCGATCGAACGCGGCAAGGACTCGCTGCAGGCCGACGCGATCTATGCCCATCCCGGCTTTGCGCTGACACCGGTCGCGGCCAACAAGAGCTTCATCACGATGGATGGGCTCTATCTGCTCGGCTTCGGCCCCCGGACGGCGGCGGCGGCGCGCGATCTGTCCGTAAGACTCTATCCGGCCTTGGCCGGACCGGGCGATGCGTTCACGTCGGCGCTTTCGGCGGCGAATTGCCGGCAATGA
- a CDS encoding heme ABC transporter ATP-binding protein — protein MSAVIEARSLSKRAGRATLLDGVGLTVAAGEMVAIIGPNGAGKSTLLRLLSGDLRPNAGEVRLKQRDIGSFTPRELAARRAMLSQHINVTFPFTVEEIVLMGAGERSAREAGLLVDAALDEVGLSHFRERQLPTLSGGEQQRTHFARVLVQLACGEAEHGPGLLLLDEPTSSLDLRHQIDLVEAARRRAAGGTAVIAILHDLNLAIRFADRLVVLAGGKLAADGSRVDVVTREIIRDIFEIDAVVHRDGDGVPYVLPQSMRATVPPR, from the coding sequence ATGAGTGCCGTGATCGAGGCGCGATCCCTCAGCAAGCGCGCCGGCCGCGCGACGCTGCTCGATGGCGTCGGCCTGACGGTTGCGGCCGGCGAGATGGTCGCCATCATCGGCCCGAACGGCGCCGGCAAATCGACGCTGCTGCGGCTGCTCTCCGGCGATCTCCGGCCGAATGCAGGCGAGGTCCGGCTGAAGCAGCGCGACATCGGCAGCTTCACGCCGCGCGAGCTCGCCGCGCGCCGCGCGATGCTGTCCCAGCACATCAACGTCACCTTTCCCTTCACGGTCGAGGAAATCGTGCTGATGGGCGCGGGCGAGCGCAGCGCGCGTGAAGCAGGCTTGCTCGTCGATGCGGCCCTGGACGAGGTTGGCTTATCGCATTTCCGCGAACGGCAGTTGCCGACGCTGTCAGGCGGCGAGCAGCAGCGCACCCATTTCGCCCGCGTCCTGGTGCAGCTCGCCTGCGGCGAAGCCGAGCATGGCCCCGGACTTCTGTTGCTGGACGAGCCGACCTCGAGCCTCGATCTGCGTCACCAGATCGACCTCGTCGAAGCGGCGCGCCGGCGCGCCGCCGGCGGCACGGCGGTAATCGCGATCCTGCACGACCTCAATCTCGCAATCCGCTTCGCCGACCGGCTCGTCGTGCTGGCCGGCGGCAAGCTCGCCGCCGACGGCTCGCGCGTGGATGTCGTCACGCGCGAGATCATCCGCGACATCTTCGAAATCGACGCCGTGGTGCACCGGGACGGCGACGGCGTGCCGTACGTGCTGCCTCAGTCGATGCGGGCGACCGTACCGCCGCGGTGA
- a CDS encoding FecCD family ABC transporter permease, translated as MSVAIGTEARSPERRASARRRSASFAIPLLIAVLAVTAGGALTLGAAGIPLSRLPAALGLSGESTAMTSRDQLVLWSIRIPRIAAAAMVGGLLAAAGAIMQGLFRNPLADPALVGVSSGGALAAASAIVFTDSRFGETLRFLQTELLPLAAFAGSLATTVILYGISSRSGRTSIAIFLLAGVAITAIANAGIGLLVFVADDRQLRDITFWLLGSMSGATWTKAAVLAPILIIGLAACAFVARGLDLLVLGEADAFHGGVDVERLKRISIVMVSAMTGVAVSISGVIGFVGIVVPHLLRLVIGPTHRLLLPASVLLGAILMVGADTLARTIVAPAEMPIGILTAAVGAPVFLAILLRQRGLASL; from the coding sequence ATGAGCGTGGCGATCGGCACCGAAGCGCGCAGCCCGGAACGACGCGCCAGCGCAAGACGACGGTCCGCATCGTTCGCAATTCCGCTCCTGATCGCCGTGCTCGCGGTCACCGCGGGCGGCGCGCTGACCCTCGGCGCCGCCGGCATCCCCCTCTCCCGCCTGCCTGCCGCACTCGGGCTATCAGGCGAGAGCACGGCCATGACGAGCCGCGACCAGCTCGTGCTGTGGTCGATCCGCATTCCCCGGATCGCGGCGGCAGCAATGGTCGGCGGCCTGCTCGCTGCGGCCGGTGCGATCATGCAGGGACTGTTTCGCAACCCGCTGGCCGATCCCGCGCTGGTCGGCGTCTCCAGCGGCGGCGCGCTCGCAGCCGCAAGCGCGATCGTCTTCACCGATTCGCGCTTCGGCGAGACGCTTCGCTTTCTCCAGACCGAGCTGCTGCCGCTCGCGGCATTCGCCGGATCCCTGGCCACGACCGTCATCCTCTACGGCATATCGAGCCGATCGGGCCGCACCTCGATCGCGATCTTCCTGCTTGCCGGCGTCGCCATCACCGCCATCGCCAATGCCGGCATCGGGCTGCTGGTGTTCGTCGCCGATGACCGCCAGCTCCGCGACATCACGTTCTGGCTGCTGGGCTCGATGAGCGGCGCGACCTGGACCAAGGCCGCCGTGCTCGCGCCGATCCTCATCATCGGACTTGCCGCCTGTGCCTTCGTCGCACGCGGTCTCGATCTCCTGGTGCTCGGCGAGGCCGATGCCTTTCACGGTGGGGTCGATGTCGAGCGTCTCAAGCGGATCTCGATCGTCATGGTCTCCGCCATGACCGGCGTCGCGGTGTCGATCAGCGGCGTCATCGGCTTCGTCGGCATCGTCGTGCCGCATCTGCTCCGCCTCGTCATCGGACCGACACACCGGCTGCTATTGCCGGCTTCGGTCCTGCTCGGCGCGATCCTGATGGTCGGCGCCGACACGCTGGCGCGCACGATCGTGGCGCCGGCGGAGATGCCGATCGGCATTCTGACCGCGGCGGTCGGCGCACCGGTCTTCCTCGCCATCCTGCTGCGGCAGCGCGGCCTCGCCTCGCTATGA